A stretch of the Flavobacterium sp. 5 genome encodes the following:
- a CDS encoding RNA polymerase sigma factor encodes MSKLEDHHYINLILQGERNAFAVLVDRYKDMIFSLALKMVKNREEAEEVAQDTFIKIFNSLNKFKGDSKFSTWIYKIAYNTCLDNLKKMKKEENNISIDEFSAHLIKTMDNALSALEDKERKQTIQNCLNLLPSEENFLLTLYYFDDQSLEEIGKIMDISANNAKVKLFRSRQKLALILKKHLESERLEYYERG; translated from the coding sequence ATGAGTAAATTAGAGGATCACCATTATATTAATTTAATATTGCAGGGAGAGCGAAATGCTTTTGCCGTGTTAGTTGATCGTTATAAGGATATGATTTTTTCTTTGGCTTTGAAAATGGTAAAAAACAGAGAAGAAGCGGAGGAAGTTGCACAAGATACTTTTATCAAAATTTTCAATTCCTTGAATAAGTTTAAAGGTGACTCTAAGTTTTCGACTTGGATTTATAAAATCGCCTACAATACATGTTTAGATAATTTGAAGAAAATGAAGAAAGAAGAAAATAACATTTCGATTGATGAATTTTCGGCACATTTAATAAAAACAATGGATAATGCTTTGAGTGCATTGGAAGATAAAGAACGAAAGCAAACTATTCAAAATTGTTTAAATTTGTTACCCAGCGAAGAAAATTTCTTGCTGACTTTATATTATTTTGATGATCAAAGTTTAGAGGAAATTGGTAAGATAATGGATATTTCGGCTAATAATGCTAAAGTAAAATTATTTAGAAGTAGACAAAAATTAGCCCTTATTTTGAAGAAGCATTTAGAATCAGAAAGACTAGAGTATTATGAAAGAGGATAA
- a CDS encoding PfkB family carbohydrate kinase, whose amino-acid sequence MNKLLIVGTVAFDAIETPFGKTNKILGGAATYIGISASFFNVKSAIVSVVGDDFPQEYLDLLTDRNIDISGIEVVKGGKTFFWSGLYHNDLNSRDTLVTELNVLADFQPKVPQDYKNAEIVMLGNLHPLVQSSVLDQMETKPKLVVLDTMNFWMDCALPELLDIIKRVDVITINDEEARQLSGEYSLVKAAAKIHEMGPKYVVIKKGEHGALLFHGKEIFFAPALPLEEVFDPTGAGDTFAGGFSGYITQSENVSFDNMKNAIIYGSNLASFCVEKFGTERMVNLKEDEVVSRLKQFKSLTQFDIEL is encoded by the coding sequence ATGAATAAATTATTGATTGTTGGAACAGTAGCTTTCGACGCAATTGAAACTCCTTTTGGAAAAACAAACAAAATTCTGGGTGGAGCAGCAACATATATAGGAATATCTGCTTCTTTTTTTAATGTAAAATCTGCAATAGTTTCTGTAGTTGGAGATGATTTTCCACAAGAATATTTAGATTTGTTAACAGATAGAAATATTGATATTTCTGGAATTGAAGTTGTTAAAGGAGGAAAAACTTTCTTTTGGAGCGGATTGTATCACAATGATTTAAACTCTAGAGATACTTTGGTAACAGAACTTAATGTTTTGGCAGATTTTCAACCAAAAGTACCCCAAGATTATAAAAATGCTGAAATTGTAATGTTGGGTAATTTGCATCCTTTAGTACAAAGCAGTGTTTTGGATCAAATGGAAACCAAACCAAAATTAGTAGTTCTTGATACTATGAATTTTTGGATGGATTGTGCTTTACCCGAATTATTAGATATCATCAAAAGAGTAGATGTTATTACCATAAATGATGAAGAAGCACGTCAGCTCTCAGGGGAATATTCTTTGGTAAAAGCGGCTGCAAAAATTCATGAAATGGGACCAAAATATGTGGTAATTAAAAAAGGAGAACATGGAGCTTTATTATTCCATGGTAAAGAAATTTTCTTTGCACCAGCATTACCATTAGAAGAAGTTTTTGATCCAACAGGAGCAGGAGATACTTTTGCAGGAGGATTCTCTGGGTACATTACACAAAGTGAAAATGTATCTTTCGATAATATGAAAAATGCAATAATTTATGGTTCGAATTTGGCTTCCTTCTGTGTAGAGAAATTTGGAACAGAAAGGATGGTTAATTTAAAAGAAGATGAAGTGGTCTCAAGATTGAAACAGTTCAAATCTTTAACCCAGTTTGATATAGAATTATAA